Proteins from a single region of Acanthochromis polyacanthus isolate Apoly-LR-REF ecotype Palm Island chromosome 11, KAUST_Apoly_ChrSc, whole genome shotgun sequence:
- the si:dkeyp-92c9.2 gene encoding cyclin-dependent kinase 5 activator 1 → MGTVLSLSPGSRKSGYYEHRPGSLSHYPSLSSRSLNSQKDRGLKRGQSIFLPALTWKRLVASTKKKGNSKKVPGGPVALGDPLNNNNSINIYQKDPVLHLNRENVKKSLSCANLSSYEGPAGLGLGLGYGLGMGQGHGFSYSKSQQLSSVKKVPQGTASSSPKRVIVQASTSELLRCLGEFLCCRCYRLKHLSPADPVLWLRAVDRSLLLQGWQDQAFVTPANVVFVYMLCRDVVDGDLVASEHELQAILLTCLYLSYSYMGNEISYPLKPFLVEAGKEAFWDRCLAIIDATSAKMLRINADPHFFTQVFAELKSEGGCGPQDYSRVLDR, encoded by the coding sequence ATGGGGACCGTCCTGTCGCTGTCCCCCGGCTCCCGTAAGTCCGGCTACTACGAGCACCGGCCCGGCTCGCTCAGCCACTACCCCAGCCTCAGCAGCCGCTCCCTCAACAGCCAGAAGGACCGCGGCCTGAAGAGAGGACAGTCCATCTTCCTGCCGGCGCTCACCTGGAAGCGACTGGTGGCTTCCACCAAGAAGAAGGGCAACTCCAAGAAGGTCCCCGGCGGCCCGGTGGCCCTCGGAGATcctctgaacaacaacaacagcatcaaCATCTACCAGAAGGACCCGGTGCTGCACCTCAACCGGGAGAACGTGAAGAAGTCGCTGTCATGTGCCAACCTGTCCAGCTACGAGGGCCCAGCGGGTCTGGGTCTGGGTCTGGGCTACGGTCTGGGGATGGGTCAGGGTCACGGCTTCAGCTACAGTAAATCCCAGCAGCTGTCCTCGGTGAAGAAGGTTCCTCAGGGGACGGCGAGCTCGTCTCCGAAGAGGGTGATCGTCCAGGCGTCCACCAGCGAGCTGCTGCGCTGTCTGGGGGAGTTCCTGTGCTGCCGCTGCTACCGGCTGAAGCACCTTTCCCCGGCCGACCCGGTGCTGTGGCTACGGGCCGTGGATCGATCGCTGCTGCTGCAGGGCTGGCAGGACCAGGCCTTCGTCACGCCGGCCAACGTGGTCTTCGTCTACATGCTGTGCCGAGACGTGGTGGATGGAGACCTGGTGGCGTCGGAGCACGAGCTGCAGGCAATCCTGCTCACCTGCCTCTACCTGTCCTACTCCTACATGGGCAACGAGATCTCCTACCCGCTCAAGCCCTTCCTGGTGGAGGCGGGTAAGGAGGCCTTCTGGGACCGCTGCCTAGCCATCATCGACGCCACCAGCGCCAAGATGCTGCGGATCAACGCCGACCCGCACTTCTTCACTCAAGTGTTTGCCGAGCTGAAGAGCGAAGGCGGCTGCGGGCCTCAGGACTACAGCCGGGTTCTGGACCGGTGA